The genomic region CAACATGGGCCACCGCCCGATGATCAAAGGCGGTTACTTCCCGGTCGCGCCAGTTGACTCCTCGCAGGACATCCGCTCGCAAATGTCACTGGTCTGCGAGCAAATGGGCCTGGAAATCGAAGCCCACCACCACGAAGTGGCGACCGGTGGCCAGAACGAATTGGCGGCCAAGTTCAACACGCTGGTGAAGAAAGCTGACGAACTGCAGATCATGAAGTACGTCATTCATAACGTCGCTCATGCCTACGGCAAAACCGCGACGTTCATGCCAAAGCCAATGGTCGGTGACAACGGCTCCGGCATGCACTGCCACCAGTCGCTGGCCAAGAACGGTCAGAATATTTTCGCTGGCAACAAATACGCTGGTCTGTCGGAAGAAGCGCTGTACTACATCGGCGGTATCATCAAGCACGCTCGCGCGCTGAACGCCATCACCAACGCTTCGACCAACAGCTACAAGCGTCTGGTGCCAGGTTTCGAAGCGCCGGTCATGCTGGCTTACTCGGCCCGTAACCGCTCCGCCTCGATTCGTATTCCGTACGTCGCCAGCGCCAAAGGCCGCCGTATCGAGTGCCGTTTCCCGGACCCGACGGCCAACCCTTACCTAGCGTTCGCCGCGATGATGATGGCCGGCTTGGACGGCATCCAGAACAAGATCCACCCTGGCGATGCTGCCGACAAGGATCTCTACGATCTGCCGCCAGAAGAAGCCAAAGCCATTCCTACCGTCGCCCACAGCCTGGAAATGGCCCTGGACGCACTGGAAGCCGATCACGAGTTCCTGACCCGTGGTGGTGTATTCAGCAAAGACTTCCTGGACAGCTACATCGCCATCAAGCGTGCCGAAGCCAAGCGTGTATCGATGGCCGTGCACCCGCTGGAAATGGAACTGTACTACAGCGTGTAAGCGTCAAAGCGTGATCAAAAAAGCCGCCTTCGGGCGGTTTTTTGTTTGTTGCTGTCATGCGAATAACCGTGGCGAAAACGGCTTTAATGGCTGGAGCTGGCGAGCAAATGCGGCCGTTTGCGACCCATTCGTCGAATCTGGTGCACGAAACTTAAACGCGCAGGGGCAAGTCTATTACTATGCTTGTCCAATAATCGGGTTCTATTTATGTAGCCCGCAAAGAGGGAGACGATTCATGCGCCATCTGCTTTGGTTGAGCCTGTTGCTGTTGCCGCTCAGCGGCTACGCCGCCGAGGCCTACAAATGCAAAGGCCCGAACGGCGAAACGATTTTTTCCGATACCCCCTGCGGTGACGGAAAAGCCATTGAATTGAAAGAAGTGCCGACCTTTGAGCAGGCACCGATACCGGACCTGCCGCCATTGCCCACCAAGAAGAAAGCGGCCGACCAAGGTTATCAGCTGACGTTTGCCAAGCCTGAGCCGGACGCTGTGCTACGCGACAATCTCGGTCGGGTCGAGGTGGCGCTGAACCTGAAACCGGGCCTTGGCCCGGATGATTTCGTGTTGCTGAAGCTTGATGGCGACCCGGTCGGTGAAAAAGGCCGCAAAACCACTTGGTCGCTGGAAGGGGTGGAACGCGGTATGCATACCTTAACGGCTGAAATCCTGAGCCAGGATGGCAAGGTGCTGATATCGGCCTCTACCTCGTTCATGTTGCACCAGGCATCGGCCAATATCGGTGCCCGGTTACGGCAAGAACCGAAGCCCGGCCAGCCACTGCTGTCACTTGATGATCCGGAAACCCTCAATGTCGGCCGTGAGCCTGGCCATGAATGGGCAAAGCCCGCCGACAAAGACAAGAAGCCGGCACCGACTCGTACGGCAGGGCCGCGCAAGTAATTGTCGATTGCACCAATTTGGTTCAGGCTTTAGCATAAGCATCACCAAAACGGACGCCGCCTGCGGGCGGCGTTGTTGATCGCCGATTCGTCCGGCGCAGCACCAATGAGGCGGCATGAATACCGAAAGCCTGTTTGATTCGCTGACCATTGCCGTCATAGCGCTGGACGCCGGCGGTCGCATTCAGGCCGTCAACATGGCTGCCGAGAATCTGCTCGGCCACAGCCGCAAGCGGCTGTTGAACAGCCCGCTGGCCCGCTGGCTGCCGACTCATCATCCCTTGCTGGAAATGCAGGCGCGTTGCATCGAACAGCAGCGTATCTGCCATGCCCAGCGCCTGCCGTGGCCGCTGCCATTTACCGCCGTGCAACGCATCGACGCCAGTTTGAGCCCGCTGCCGAACGGCTGCCTGCTGGAGCTGAAACCGCTGGAAGAAAGCCAGCGTTTGCAGGAGGAGTCCGAGCGGTTTCGCCAGCAGCAGGACCTGCATCACTTGCTGCGTTCGCTGGCCCATGAAATCAAGAATCCGTTGGCCGGCGTTCGCGGCGCGGCGCAGTTGCTGGCCCGGGAACTGGCCGACGACGGCCAGCGCGAATTCACTGATTTGATTCAGCGCGAAGCCGATCGGTTGCGCGAACTGGTTGATCGCCTGCTGCTGCCGGGTCACAGCCAAAAGCAGCGCGAGATCAATGTCCATTCTGTGTTGGAACAGGTTTTGCAGACACAAGCGATGACACGAGCCCGTGGTATCGACATCGTTCGCGATTACGACCCGAGCTTGCCCGATATTCCAGCCAACCCGGATGCCTTGCATCAGGTGTTCTTCAATCTGATTCAAAACGCCATGGAAGCAATGGGCGAGCAGGGCACGCTGATCTTGCGCAGCCGGGTTGAACACGGCGCGACGATTGGCGGCAAACGTCACAAGCGGGTGCTGCGCTTGGACATCATCGACACCGGCCCTGGCATTGAGCCGGAACTGATTGATCGGGTGTTTCTGCCGCTGGTATCCGGCAAGGCCAATGGCACTGGTTTGGGGCTGTCGATTGCCCAGACGCTGGTGCTGCAACACGATGGTCTGCTGGAGTGTCAAAGTGAGCCTGGCCACACGCGTTTTTCCGTGTGGCTGCCGTGGACCACCGAGCATAAGTGATGACACATGACTGACAAACACAATGTACTGGTGCTGGACGATGACAACAGCATTCGCTGGGTGCTCGACCGCGCGCTGCGCTCGGCCGGTTACCAAACGCATTTATGTGCCGACGTGCCAAACGCTCGCAATGCACTGAAGAAAAAGCAATTCGATCTGGTGCTCAGCGATATTCGGATGCCGACCGGCGATGGCGTCAGCTTTCTGAAAGAAATCAAATCCGAACATCCGGAATTGCCGGTGGTGTTGATCACCGCCCATGCCGATTTGTCGAGTGCCGTGCAGTCCTTTGATCACGGCGCGTTCGAGTTTGTCGCCAAGCCTTTTGATGTTGATGATCTGATGCAAATCGTCAATCGCGCGCTGGAATCGCAGCAGTTCGACAAGGCGCCGCCAATTGAGTCCTCGCAAGGCCAATTGATTGGCCGCTCACCGGCGATGCAAACGGTTTTCCGGGCCATAGGTCGTTTGGCGAAATCGAAATTCACTGTGCTGCTGATTGGCGAATCGGGCACCGGCAAAGAACGGGTTGCTCGCGCTTTGCATGAGCACAGCACACGCGCTGACGAGCCGTTTGTCGCGATCAACATGGCGGCGATTCCGCAGGAATTAATCGAGGCGGAATTGTTCGGCTATGAAAAAGGCGCGTTCACCGGTGCTGCTGCTCGCACGACGGGACGTTTTGAACAGGCCGATGGCGGTACGCTGTTTCTCGATGAAATTGGCGATATGCCACTGACTGCGCAGACCCGTTTGTTGCGCGTGTTATCGGATGGCGGTTATTACCGGGTCGGCGGCAAGGAATTATTGAAAGCTGATGTGCGCGTTATCGCCGCCACCCACCAGAATCTGCAGACGCTGGTACAGAGCGGCAAATTCCGTGAGGATTTGTATCACCGCCTGAATGTAGTGCGCATTGAACTGCCGGCAATGCGCGAACGCATTGAAGATCTGGAGTTGCTGGCCGATCAATTTTTATCGCAGGCCGCGCAAGAGGCAGGCGTCAATCGCAAACGCTTCAGCGAGCCCGTGCTGAAATATCTGCAGCAACTCGATTGGCCCGGTAACGTCCGGCAATTGGAAAATGCCTGCCGTTATCTGACCGTGATGGCACCGACCGATGTCATCCAGCTGACTGATTTGCCGGAGGATTTAAGCTCTGCTCAAAGTCTGGAAACGGAAAAGCCCGGTGCCGATTGGCGCACATTACTGCAAGCCGAAGTGCGGCGAGCGGCGCTGAAAAACGATGCCGAAAAAGTGCAGGCTTTGGCGGCCGAAAGCGAGAAACTGCTGGTTGATACCATCCTGGATGTCGTTGACGGTCACCGCCAGGAAACCGCCCGTCTGCTTGGTTGGGGGCGCAACACCCTGACCCGCTACTTGAAAAAAGTGGACGACGAGTAAGCGCAAACAAACAAATCTTCAACCACTGCATTAAAATGACGGGTCTTGAGCCCGCCATTTTGTCTGTCATGATCGACATCGTTTTGTTCCAACCGGAAATACCGCCGAACACCGGCAATGTCATCCGGCTTTGTGCCAATACCGGTTTTTCCTTGCACCTGATTGAACCGCTCGGCTTTGCACTCGAAGACAAGAAAATGCGCCGGGCCGGGCTCGATTATCACGAGTGGGCCAACGTCAAGGTGCATGCAAATTTCGCTGCCTACTGTGAAAGCGAAAAGCCGCAAAGGATTTTCGCCATTGAGACCAACGGCAGCGTGCGTTACGACAGGGTCGATTATCAGGCTGGTGATGCGCTGCTGTTCGGGCAGGAAACCAAAGGTATTCCAGAAGCGGTGATGCAGCAGATCCCGCGCGAACATTGGTTGCGTTTGCCGATGCGCCCAGGTCAACGAAGTTTGAATTTATCGAATGCGGTAGCCGTCACCGTTTTCGAAGCATGGCGACATCTGGATTTTCGTGGAGGAGTTTGAGCATGAGCAGTATCTGGTCCGTTAAACCGACGTTGGCACAAATTCACGAGCGCAATAACGGCACAATGGTCAGCCATTTGGGCATTGAGTTCACCGAAGTCGGCGACGATTTTCTCGGCGCGAAAATGCCGGTTGATGAGCGCACCAAACAGCCTGCCGGTATCCTCCATGGCGGCGCCAATGTCGTCCTGAGCGAAACCATCGGCAGCGTCGCCGCTAATTGGATCGTGTTCCCGCAGGGCAAAATGGCTGTTGGTTTGGAAGTCAACGCCAATCACCTACGCCCGGTCAGCAAAGGTTATGTCTATGGTGTTGCCAAGGCGGTGCATCTTGGCAAAAGCACCCAAGTCTGGGAAATCCGTATCAGTGATGACGAGGGCAAGCTGAGCTGTATTTCGCGGCTGACGATGGCAATCGTCGCCAAGCCATAAACTCAGTCGCAGAATTACCCCGTGGCGGTTTGCTCCATGCCGTACCCATGCTAGGCTGCTGAGCCGCAGGAAGGGGTCTTACAGGGAGCAAGGCGCATGGAGCAGCCGTCACCACCACGACCATGGCATCACGCCGCGATCTTGTTGTGGATGCTGGGATTTCTTGTTGTTATTGAGTTGGCGCTGGAATGGCGTGCACACCAGCGCGGTTACGATACCTTGCTGTTCAGTAAGGAACGCGCATCAGACGCTATCTCAACTTCTCCGTTTCGCAATCCTCCGATAGCTCCAGAACGCACCAGCAATTTACCGTTGATCTGGCTGATGGGCGCCTCCCATGCCGAAGACAGCTACCTGCCGGTCGATACCATTTTTCCCAATTTGATTTGTCGTCAACCGGCGCTGCGTTGCGTACTGATCAATGCCAGTTCCGCCGGTGCCGATATCGATGAAAATCTCAGCGTTTTTCAACAATACGCCAGCGAATGGCAGCCGGATTACGTGCTGCTATATCAGGGCAGCATTGAAATTCAATTGCTGAGCAAACTGGCATTCGGCACACCGGAGGCGGTGGCGAATGCCGACACACCGTCGCTCTATCAGCAAGCGCTGAATCATGTGCGCAGCACTGTTGAAGCCACCACGGTGTTTTCCCATTTGACGCAGGAATTGCGTACTCGCTTGATGGCCGCCAAACCCTTGCACGATGCGATACCGGAGCCAGTGTGGCAAATCTTCCGCCAGCGCTTGCAACGGGTGATTGATGCATCTCGCGAGCAAGGCGCTGAACCGGTATTGCTGACATTTGCCGCGCGTTATCGTGCTGATCAACGCGAACAATTCAGTGATGAACTGTTTCGCTCGCAACTGCGTTACAACCCCTACCTGTCACGACAAGGTTGGCTGCAAAGCATTGAAAGGTTGAATCAGGAAATTTCCACGCTCGCCGAGCAACAGGGCTTGCAACTGATCGAATTGGCCGACAGCACCTCCGGGCAAGCGTCTTTTTTTCGCGATTTCTCCCACTTCACACGTGAGGGGCATCAGCATGTGGCGGAACAAATCGCAGAACGCCTGAAGCTGAAAAGTCCGCAGTTGACGGAGGTGTCGCGATGATTTTCAACTCGCTTGAATTCGTGCTGTTCTTCCCACTGGTATTGCTGCTGTTCAGTGCCGTCTACCAGCGTGAACGCACGCGTGATCTATTGCTGCTGGTCATCAGCTATCTGTTTTATATGGCCTGGTATTGGGAGTATGCCGGGCTGATTGCCTTTTCCACGTTCGTCGATTACTTCGTCGCCCGACGCATCGGCGCCAGTGAAGACCCGCGTCAGCGCAAGTTCTGGCTGATCGTCAGCTTGTTCGTCAATCTTGGCGTGCTGGCAGTGTTCAAGTACTTCAATTTCTTTGCGGAAGTGTCGGTCAACCTGATCGATGTCTTCGGCTGGCAGTTGAATCTTCCGCGCAGTGAGCTGTTGTTGCCGGTGGGTATTTCGTTTTATACCTTCCAGAGCCTG from Permianibacter aggregans harbors:
- a CDS encoding DUF4124 domain-containing protein gives rise to the protein MRHLLWLSLLLLPLSGYAAEAYKCKGPNGETIFSDTPCGDGKAIELKEVPTFEQAPIPDLPPLPTKKKAADQGYQLTFAKPEPDAVLRDNLGRVEVALNLKPGLGPDDFVLLKLDGDPVGEKGRKTTWSLEGVERGMHTLTAEILSQDGKVLISASTSFMLHQASANIGARLRQEPKPGQPLLSLDDPETLNVGREPGHEWAKPADKDKKPAPTRTAGPRK
- the trmL gene encoding tRNA (uridine(34)/cytosine(34)/5-carboxymethylaminomethyluridine(34)-2'-O)-methyltransferase TrmL — protein: MIDIVLFQPEIPPNTGNVIRLCANTGFSLHLIEPLGFALEDKKMRRAGLDYHEWANVKVHANFAAYCESEKPQRIFAIETNGSVRYDRVDYQAGDALLFGQETKGIPEAVMQQIPREHWLRLPMRPGQRSLNLSNAVAVTVFEAWRHLDFRGGV
- a CDS encoding SGNH/GDSL hydrolase family protein, which encodes MEQPSPPRPWHHAAILLWMLGFLVVIELALEWRAHQRGYDTLLFSKERASDAISTSPFRNPPIAPERTSNLPLIWLMGASHAEDSYLPVDTIFPNLICRQPALRCVLINASSAGADIDENLSVFQQYASEWQPDYVLLYQGSIEIQLLSKLAFGTPEAVANADTPSLYQQALNHVRSTVEATTVFSHLTQELRTRLMAAKPLHDAIPEPVWQIFRQRLQRVIDASREQGAEPVLLTFAARYRADQREQFSDELFRSQLRYNPYLSRQGWLQSIERLNQEISTLAEQQGLQLIELADSTSGQASFFRDFSHFTREGHQHVAEQIAERLKLKSPQLTEVSR
- the ntrC gene encoding nitrogen regulation protein NR(I), coding for MTDKHNVLVLDDDNSIRWVLDRALRSAGYQTHLCADVPNARNALKKKQFDLVLSDIRMPTGDGVSFLKEIKSEHPELPVVLITAHADLSSAVQSFDHGAFEFVAKPFDVDDLMQIVNRALESQQFDKAPPIESSQGQLIGRSPAMQTVFRAIGRLAKSKFTVLLIGESGTGKERVARALHEHSTRADEPFVAINMAAIPQELIEAELFGYEKGAFTGAAARTTGRFEQADGGTLFLDEIGDMPLTAQTRLLRVLSDGGYYRVGGKELLKADVRVIAATHQNLQTLVQSGKFREDLYHRLNVVRIELPAMRERIEDLELLADQFLSQAAQEAGVNRKRFSEPVLKYLQQLDWPGNVRQLENACRYLTVMAPTDVIQLTDLPEDLSSAQSLETEKPGADWRTLLQAEVRRAALKNDAEKVQALAAESEKLLVDTILDVVDGHRQETARLLGWGRNTLTRYLKKVDDE
- the glnL gene encoding nitrogen regulation protein NR(II); the encoded protein is MNTESLFDSLTIAVIALDAGGRIQAVNMAAENLLGHSRKRLLNSPLARWLPTHHPLLEMQARCIEQQRICHAQRLPWPLPFTAVQRIDASLSPLPNGCLLELKPLEESQRLQEESERFRQQQDLHHLLRSLAHEIKNPLAGVRGAAQLLARELADDGQREFTDLIQREADRLRELVDRLLLPGHSQKQREINVHSVLEQVLQTQAMTRARGIDIVRDYDPSLPDIPANPDALHQVFFNLIQNAMEAMGEQGTLILRSRVEHGATIGGKRHKRVLRLDIIDTGPGIEPELIDRVFLPLVSGKANGTGLGLSIAQTLVLQHDGLLECQSEPGHTRFSVWLPWTTEHK
- a CDS encoding hotdog fold thioesterase; translated protein: MSSIWSVKPTLAQIHERNNGTMVSHLGIEFTEVGDDFLGAKMPVDERTKQPAGILHGGANVVLSETIGSVAANWIVFPQGKMAVGLEVNANHLRPVSKGYVYGVAKAVHLGKSTQVWEIRISDDEGKLSCISRLTMAIVAKP
- the glnA gene encoding glutamate--ammonia ligase, which gives rise to MSNVLKLIEENDVKFVDLRFTDTKGKEQHVSIPARLADESLFQDGKMFDGSSIHGWKGINESDMILMPDADTAVLDPFTDDATLIVRCDILDPATMQGYDRDPRSIAKRAEEYLKSTGIADVCYFGPEPEFFMFDDVKFYNRMNGCGYELDSQEGAWNTNRSYEGGNMGHRPMIKGGYFPVAPVDSSQDIRSQMSLVCEQMGLEIEAHHHEVATGGQNELAAKFNTLVKKADELQIMKYVIHNVAHAYGKTATFMPKPMVGDNGSGMHCHQSLAKNGQNIFAGNKYAGLSEEALYYIGGIIKHARALNAITNASTNSYKRLVPGFEAPVMLAYSARNRSASIRIPYVASAKGRRIECRFPDPTANPYLAFAAMMMAGLDGIQNKIHPGDAADKDLYDLPPEEAKAIPTVAHSLEMALDALEADHEFLTRGGVFSKDFLDSYIAIKRAEAKRVSMAVHPLEMELYYSV